The Pseudomonas wenzhouensis genome has a segment encoding these proteins:
- a CDS encoding rubredoxin encodes MKKWQCVVCGLIYDESQGWPDDGIAPGTRWEDVPEDWLCPDCGVGKMDFEMIEIG; translated from the coding sequence ATGAAAAAGTGGCAATGCGTGGTCTGTGGACTGATTTACGACGAGAGCCAGGGCTGGCCGGATGACGGCATCGCCCCCGGCACCCGCTGGGAAGACGTGCCGGAAGACTGGCTGTGCCCCGACTGCGGCGTCGGCAAGATGGATTTCGAGATGATCGAAATCGGCTGA